The genomic stretch CCGAAAAAAATTATTGTTGCTACAGGGGCTGCGGAAAAAACAATGGCCTTCCCGAATAATGATTTACCTGGTATTTATGGCGCGGGTGCAGTTCAAACCTTGATGAATGTACATGGCGTATTGCCCGGTAAGCGCATGCTCATGGTAGGGGCTGGTAACATTGGTGTTATTGTTGCTTATCAATTGTTGCAGGCTGGTGTCGATGTTGCTGGAATTGTTGAAGCTGCACCGAAAATTGGTGGTTATTTTGTGCATGCAGCGAAACTTCAACGCTACGGCGTACCTATTTATACCTCTCATTCCATCAAATCGGCGCATGGCAGCGACTGTTTGCAAGGTGTTACAATTTGCAAATTAGATCAACATTGGCGGCCCGTTGAGGGCAGTGATCAATATATCGAAGTCGATGGACTTTGTTTGGCTGTGGGGCTGACGCCGCTGACTGAGCTGCTTTGGCAGGCAGGCTGTAAAATGCAGTTTGTCAGTGAGCTTGGCGGCTATGTTCCGCTGCGAGACACACAAATGTTGACAACAAATCAGAATATTTATATTGCCGGTGATGTGGCGGGTGTGGAAGAAGCTTCAGCAGCGATGGTTGAAGGCAAGATTGCCGGAATGAATGCGGCGGCTGCACTGGGGTATCAAACGGATTCCTTTGCGGCAAACGCCGCAGTTGCTAAGGAGCAATTAAGTGCTCTTCGCTCCGGCCCGGCGAGTGCCAAGGTTTGTGCAGGATTAAGCAAAGTTGTTTTAGAGGAGGTGTGCTAGATGGTAAACAATGAAGCACTGCTTCCGACAAAGGAA from Pelorhabdus rhamnosifermentans encodes the following:
- a CDS encoding NAD(P)/FAD-dependent oxidoreductase — its product is MIAAEILVIGAGPAGLMAAIEAAKAGTKVLLAERSDHFGGQLIKQTHKFFGSKAEFAGERGINIAEKLLKWSEELPNITLWKNAVILGIYPDGVVTLSHDGKFQTVKPKKIIVATGAAEKTMAFPNNDLPGIYGAGAVQTLMNVHGVLPGKRMLMVGAGNIGVIVAYQLLQAGVDVAGIVEAAPKIGGYFVHAAKLQRYGVPIYTSHSIKSAHGSDCLQGVTICKLDQHWRPVEGSDQYIEVDGLCLAVGLTPLTELLWQAGCKMQFVSELGGYVPLRDTQMLTTNQNIYIAGDVAGVEEASAAMVEGKIAGMNAAAALGYQTDSFAANAAVAKEQLSALRSGPASAKVCAGLSKVVLEEVC